Proteins found in one Plasmodium gaboni strain SY75 chromosome 13, whole genome shotgun sequence genomic segment:
- a CDS encoding hypothetical protein (conserved Plasmodium protein, unknown function), which produces MLKKDLFLFFFFFCFFLLQKNILCSYKECSLLTDDIRILSYCKNESKCFIKTFNNSEYSSITCICKKYLNESFFAGPDCSINVPYHYKTMKNNEVKNTSWIEDLFKLNTWKNEENRVGRVCVNPQCS; this is translated from the exons ATGCTTAAAAAAGACcttttcttatttttttttttcttctgtttttttttactacAAAAAA atatattatgtaGTTATAAAGAATGCTCTTTATTAACAGATGATATTAgaatattatcatattgTAAAAATGAATCTAAGTGCTTTATCAAAacttttaataattcagAATATTCTTCTATTACATGTATATGCAAAAAGTATCTGAACGAATCATTTTTTGCAGGACCTGACTGTTCAATAA ATGTTCCTTATCATTATAAAACTATGA aaaataatgagGTTAAAAATACCAGCTGGATTGAAGATTTATTCAAATTGAATACATGgaaaaatgaagaaaatagAGTTGGAAGGGTATGTGTTAATCCGCAATGTAgttaa